Proteins encoded by one window of Ulvibacter sp. MAR_2010_11:
- the rplI gene encoding 50S ribosomal protein L9, protein MELILKKDVENLGFTDDLVTVKNGYGRNFLIPQGHAILATPSAKKVLAETLKQRAYKEKKVIADAQTEADKLNGLEIKIASKAGEGDKLFGSITNANLAEALEKEGVSVDKKFITIAGGSIKRTGQYDATIRFHRDVISNFTFDVVAEAK, encoded by the coding sequence ATGGAACTTATATTAAAAAAAGACGTAGAGAATTTGGGTTTTACAGATGACTTGGTTACTGTAAAAAACGGATACGGAAGAAACTTTTTGATTCCACAAGGACATGCTATTTTGGCAACTCCTTCTGCAAAAAAAGTTTTGGCTGAAACTTTAAAGCAACGTGCTTATAAAGAGAAGAAAGTTATCGCAGACGCACAAACTGAAGCCGACAAGCTGAATGGTTTGGAAATTAAAATAGCTTCTAAAGCCGGAGAAGGTGATAAATTGTTTGGATCTATTACAAACGCTAATCTTGCTGAAGCACTTGAAAAAGAAGGTGTTTCTGTAGATAAGAAGTTTATTACTATTGCCGGAGGAAGCATTAAGCGCACCGGACAATACGATGCAACAATTCGTTTCCACAGAGATGTGATTTCAAATTTCACATTCGACGTGGTTGCTGAAGCAAAATAA
- the rpsF gene encoding 30S ribosomal protein S6, with translation MNHYETVFILNPVLSEEQIKETVKKYEDILVSKGAKMISKENWGLKKLAYAIQHKKSGFYHLFEYTTPGEAINDLEVEFRRDERIMRYLTVALDKHAIAWAERRRVRDNKKTA, from the coding sequence ATGAATCATTACGAAACTGTTTTCATCTTAAATCCCGTTTTATCTGAAGAACAGATAAAGGAAACAGTTAAGAAATACGAAGATATTCTTGTTTCTAAAGGTGCTAAGATGATATCCAAAGAGAATTGGGGGCTTAAGAAATTAGCCTATGCAATTCAACACAAAAAAAGTGGTTTTTACCATTTATTCGAGTACACCACTCCAGGTGAAGCTATTAACGATCTAGAAGTTGAGTTTAGAAGAGATGAGCGCATTATGCGTTATCTTACTGTTGCCCTAGACAAGCACGCTATTGCTTGGGCAGAGAGACGAAGAGTTCGTGATAACAAAAAAACAGCATAA
- a CDS encoding YihY/virulence factor BrkB family protein — MAEETDDTTTKIPVIRNLVKLSQQIKLPGFKGLSMFDFLEMYGRGIVRGTFSSRASSIAYSFFVALFPFVLFMLNLIPIIPIEGFQTRFLIFIEELLPPQTAEFFYPTIADIAVNSRGGGLLSFVFFLSLFLAANGVNAIFSAFEYSFHVTINRGFLRQYFVALLVSIFLALLLLITVGVILYGEYAISSLKGRAYIENDLFWISALQLTVFVVMVYVIIATLYYYGTKRGKATKFFSIGALVTTILFMLTTYLFGIYINNFSNYNELYGSIGALLIMMLYIWINANLLLLGFELNISMQRLKDKY; from the coding sequence ATGGCTGAAGAAACCGACGATACCACTACAAAAATACCTGTGATTAGGAATCTGGTAAAGCTCAGTCAGCAAATTAAGTTGCCGGGTTTTAAGGGTTTGTCGATGTTTGATTTTTTGGAAATGTACGGCCGCGGAATTGTACGCGGTACGTTTTCTTCTAGGGCCAGTTCGATTGCTTATAGCTTTTTTGTTGCCCTGTTTCCCTTCGTGCTCTTTATGTTGAATTTAATACCGATTATCCCTATTGAAGGCTTCCAAACTCGTTTTTTAATTTTTATTGAAGAATTATTACCACCCCAAACAGCCGAGTTCTTTTATCCAACCATTGCCGACATTGCTGTAAACTCCAGAGGTGGAGGCCTGCTTTCTTTTGTGTTTTTCCTATCGTTGTTTTTAGCAGCAAATGGGGTAAATGCTATTTTTAGTGCGTTCGAGTATTCATTTCATGTCACAATTAACAGAGGCTTTTTAAGACAATACTTTGTTGCGTTATTAGTCTCTATCTTTTTGGCATTGTTGTTGTTAATTACGGTAGGAGTCATCTTGTATGGTGAATATGCAATAAGCAGTTTGAAGGGCAGAGCATACATAGAAAATGATTTGTTTTGGATTTCAGCTTTGCAGCTAACGGTCTTTGTGGTCATGGTATATGTAATCATTGCAACCCTTTATTACTATGGCACCAAACGGGGAAAGGCAACAAAATTTTTCTCCATTGGAGCTTTGGTAACCACAATATTGTTTATGTTAACTACCTATCTGTTTGGAATTTATATCAATAACTTTTCAAATTACAACGAGTTATACGGGTCCATTGGTGCACTATTAATAATGATGTTATATATTTGGATCAATGCAAACCTCTTACTTTTAGGGTTCGAACTAAACATTTCGATGCAACGTCTAAAAGATAAATATTAA
- a CDS encoding DUF6495 family protein, translating to MKYTRLTKEQLHELHPEFINFLATQSITAEEWAQLKTDKPEVAEEELDVFSDLVWEGVLSKANYLENISARQLFLFCLKEKDMQLIVVKVLDASKDITTAEDYKWLQENYGSDSVEFLTATKVYSEDRYGDVFNLIQQGAVITKGELFNFFDALLSS from the coding sequence ATGAAATACACTCGATTAACAAAAGAACAGCTTCACGAATTGCATCCGGAGTTCATTAATTTTTTGGCGACCCAATCCATTACCGCCGAAGAATGGGCCCAACTAAAAACCGATAAGCCCGAAGTTGCCGAAGAGGAGCTGGATGTATTTAGCGACTTGGTATGGGAAGGAGTATTAAGCAAGGCAAACTATTTGGAAAATATTTCTGCCCGGCAACTGTTTCTGTTTTGTTTGAAAGAAAAAGACATGCAACTTATTGTAGTGAAAGTTTTGGATGCTTCAAAGGATATTACGACCGCTGAAGACTACAAATGGTTACAGGAAAATTACGGCTCTGATTCGGTTGAATTTTTAACGGCAACCAAAGTATATTCCGAAGACAGATACGGAGATGTTTTTAACCTTATTCAACAAGGAGCAGTAATTACTAAGGGAGAATTGTTTAATTTCTTTGACGCATTATTAAGTAGCTAA
- the rlmH gene encoding 23S rRNA (pseudouridine(1915)-N(3))-methyltransferase RlmH, producing MKITLIAIGKTDAKELSSLTEAYIKRLGFYIPFSFDVIPDIKNTKNLSETRQKILEGEEILKRTETSDTLILLDEKGKSYSSIAFSEFLQKKMNTGLKNLVFVIGGPYGFSDAVYERANGKLSLSPMTFSHQMVRLFFIEQLYRAFTILKNEPYHHR from the coding sequence ATGAAAATTACGCTTATCGCCATTGGCAAGACCGATGCCAAAGAACTCTCATCTCTTACCGAAGCCTATATAAAACGGTTGGGCTTTTACATTCCTTTTTCTTTTGACGTAATCCCAGATATTAAAAACACCAAAAATCTTTCGGAAACCCGGCAAAAAATACTGGAAGGTGAAGAAATTTTAAAGCGTACCGAAACAAGCGACACCCTCATTCTTCTTGATGAAAAGGGCAAATCCTACAGTTCCATTGCCTTTTCAGAATTTCTACAGAAAAAAATGAACACCGGACTTAAAAACCTGGTATTTGTAATTGGCGGGCCCTACGGATTTAGTGATGCGGTATATGAAAGAGCTAACGGCAAACTATCCCTTTCGCCAATGACTTTTTCGCATCAAATGGTGCGGTTATTTTTTATCGAACAATTATATAGAGCATTCACCATTCTAAAGAATGAGCCCTATCATCATCGCTAA
- the rpsR gene encoding 30S ribosomal protein S18: MATLQQQAKGKKDGEIRYLTPLNIETSKAKKYCRFKKSGIKYVDYKDPDFLLKFVNEQGKILPRRLTGTSLKYQRKVAVAVKRARHLALMPYVADLLK, translated from the coding sequence ATGGCAACTTTACAACAACAAGCAAAAGGAAAAAAAGACGGAGAGATAAGATATCTTACTCCTCTTAACATAGAGACTTCTAAAGCGAAGAAATATTGTCGTTTTAAGAAATCGGGCATCAAGTATGTAGATTACAAAGACCCGGATTTTTTATTGAAGTTTGTGAACGAACAAGGTAAAATTCTTCCTAGAAGATTAACAGGTACGTCGTTGAAGTATCAACGTAAAGTGGCCGTTGCTGTGAAAAGAGCACGTCACTTGGCTTTAATGCCTTACGTAGCCGATTTATTAAAATAA
- a CDS encoding ABC transporter permease: MFSLFRENVRIALDSIKSQMLRTVLTIVIIAIGIFALVGILSLVKALENTISSDFASMGANTFNIQRYEFTVQRNQGGEVEKVNPIISYDNLREFVDKYDYPYTQTSVSFQGTARAEVKFENEKTDPEVQVYGVNEHYLENTGTKIDRGREFTFFDIENNNKVCLIGADFLKSIFRNDDPINKTISIRGVKFKVVGVLESKGATFGNNQDLKVLIPIQVARGIFTEPNINYTISVMVEDKEMMQGAQDAAIMSFRNIRRLSPLEENNFGIERSDDLINRIGEITGVLEIAAWIISIITILGSSIALMNIMLVSVTERTREIGVRKALGATRSTISTQFFMETIVIGQLGSILGIIMGIIAGYGVSKIFEFDFSLPWAAMIWATIITFLVAVIAGSYPASKAARLDPIESLRYE, translated from the coding sequence ATGTTTTCACTCTTTCGAGAAAATGTTCGCATTGCATTAGATTCTATTAAGAGTCAGATGCTTAGAACAGTTTTAACGATCGTTATCATAGCTATTGGCATCTTTGCTTTGGTGGGAATTCTCAGTCTGGTTAAGGCACTTGAAAATACTATCTCCAGTGATTTTGCTTCCATGGGAGCAAACACATTTAATATTCAGCGATACGAATTTACCGTCCAACGAAATCAGGGTGGGGAAGTTGAAAAGGTCAACCCCATTATTAGTTACGACAATCTGCGTGAGTTTGTAGACAAATACGACTATCCTTACACCCAAACTTCAGTTTCATTTCAAGGGACGGCCAGAGCTGAAGTAAAATTCGAAAACGAAAAAACCGACCCGGAAGTACAGGTTTACGGTGTAAACGAACACTATCTGGAAAATACAGGAACAAAGATAGATCGTGGAAGAGAGTTTACTTTTTTTGACATTGAAAACAACAATAAGGTATGTTTAATTGGTGCCGATTTTCTGAAAAGTATTTTCAGGAACGACGATCCCATCAATAAAACCATCAGTATACGCGGTGTGAAATTTAAGGTAGTGGGTGTGTTAGAGTCTAAAGGGGCAACTTTTGGAAACAATCAGGATCTTAAAGTACTTATCCCTATTCAGGTGGCACGAGGTATTTTTACTGAACCCAACATAAACTACACCATAAGTGTGATGGTAGAAGACAAAGAAATGATGCAAGGCGCTCAGGATGCCGCTATTATGTCATTTCGGAACATACGAAGACTGAGTCCGCTGGAGGAAAATAATTTCGGAATTGAGCGCAGTGACGATTTAATTAACCGCATTGGAGAAATAACCGGAGTGCTGGAAATCGCAGCCTGGATAATAAGTATCATTACTATTTTGGGGTCATCGATAGCATTGATGAACATCATGTTGGTGTCGGTTACGGAACGGACCCGCGAAATTGGGGTGCGAAAAGCATTGGGCGCAACTCGCTCCACGATTTCCACGCAGTTTTTTATGGAAACCATCGTAATTGGTCAGTTAGGAAGTATTTTGGGAATCATCATGGGAATTATCGCGGGCTATGGAGTGTCGAAAATATTTGAATTTGATTTCAGCCTGCCGTGGGCAGCCATGATCTGGGCGACAATTATCACCTTTTTAGTCGCTGTGATTGCAGGTTCTTATCCTGCTTCCAAGGCAGCGCGTTTGGATCCTATTGAGAGTTTGCGCTACGAATAG
- a CDS encoding carboxypeptidase-like regulatory domain-containing protein yields the protein MKKILILFLLVTSTLVVAQESIVQPPTIKGKVLNDADENALENVNIVNLNSVIGATTDQEGKFEIRAVVNDTLYFSYLGFKSIRVRVTNDWLKFGDIKIKMTELGIALEEVVVRPVQLTGYVEVDAKTIPIYDNYRYRISGVNTGYEGGNQQPGAVNKVLSAIFNPADFLYNVFGKRPQQMRKLRKMKEDDEIRNLLQSKYDRETLMAVLQLEKADIDEIVSKCNYSKDFIRTASDLQILDAISECYEEYKVLNRKKS from the coding sequence ATGAAAAAAATTCTGATTTTATTTTTATTAGTCACTTCTACATTGGTTGTGGCACAAGAGTCGATTGTGCAACCTCCTACCATAAAAGGGAAGGTATTAAACGATGCGGACGAGAATGCACTGGAGAATGTGAACATCGTAAACCTGAACAGTGTGATTGGTGCCACCACCGATCAAGAAGGGAAATTTGAGATTCGCGCAGTGGTAAACGACACACTCTATTTTAGTTATTTAGGGTTTAAATCCATAAGGGTTAGAGTGACGAATGACTGGTTGAAATTTGGCGATATCAAAATTAAAATGACCGAATTAGGCATAGCTTTGGAAGAGGTAGTTGTAAGACCGGTACAATTAACGGGGTATGTTGAGGTTGATGCCAAGACCATTCCTATTTACGATAACTATCGCTACCGAATTAGTGGTGTAAATACCGGATACGAAGGAGGAAACCAGCAACCCGGAGCGGTAAATAAAGTACTGAGTGCCATCTTTAATCCGGCCGATTTCCTCTATAACGTCTTTGGTAAACGTCCGCAGCAGATGCGAAAGCTTCGTAAGATGAAGGAGGATGATGAGATTAGGAATCTGTTGCAAAGCAAATACGATCGTGAAACTCTGATGGCTGTTTTGCAGCTGGAAAAGGCCGATATCGATGAAATTGTAAGTAAATGCAATTATTCCAAGGACTTTATTCGTACTGCCAGTGATTTGCAAATTCTGGATGCGATTAGCGAATGTTACGAAGAATATAAGGTGCTAAACCGAAAGAAAAGTTAG
- a CDS encoding DUF6122 family protein, producing MLQQSIHYSLHLIFPGLIAWVFFRSRWKRAWLIMIGTMLVDVDHLLADPIFSSNRCSINFHPLHSYLAIAGYVVLLVFKKTRIIAVGLLLHMLTDALDCLWIK from the coding sequence ATGTTGCAACAAAGTATTCATTACAGTTTACATTTAATTTTCCCGGGTCTTATAGCCTGGGTTTTTTTTAGGAGCCGGTGGAAAAGGGCATGGCTTATTATGATAGGAACCATGTTAGTGGATGTAGATCATTTGTTGGCAGATCCTATCTTTTCTTCAAACAGGTGTAGTATAAACTTTCACCCGTTACACTCTTACCTAGCAATTGCAGGTTATGTTGTGCTTTTGGTTTTCAAAAAGACGCGCATTATAGCTGTAGGACTTCTGCTTCACATGCTCACCGATGCCTTGGACTGTTTGTGGATAAAGTAA
- the nadC gene encoding carboxylating nicotinate-nucleotide diphosphorylase, producing MISKKQFNKEIDRIISNAIREDVGDGDHSSLACISEDAIGSAKLLVKDEGMIAGIEFARQVFEFVDPGLKMDIRITDGSPVKYGDVCFYVSGLSQSILKSERLVLNAMQRMSAIATKTNEYVKVLEGTKTKILDTRKTTPGIRALEKWAVKIGGGENHRFALYDMIMLKDNHIDFCGSITKAIQQTKEYLKENTLGLKIIVEARNLQEIEEILQNDGVYRILIDNFNYEDTRKAVQLINGKCLTESSGGITLETARKYADCGVDYISSGALTHSVYNMDLSLKAV from the coding sequence ATGATTTCAAAAAAACAATTCAATAAGGAAATAGACCGAATTATTTCGAATGCCATTCGTGAGGATGTAGGAGATGGTGATCACAGTTCGCTGGCATGTATTTCGGAGGATGCTATTGGCAGCGCCAAACTGTTGGTAAAGGACGAAGGAATGATTGCGGGTATCGAATTTGCGCGACAGGTATTCGAGTTTGTAGACCCGGGATTGAAGATGGATATTCGAATTACTGATGGTAGCCCGGTGAAATATGGTGATGTTTGTTTTTATGTTTCGGGATTGTCGCAATCTATTTTAAAAAGTGAACGTTTGGTGTTAAATGCCATGCAGCGTATGAGTGCTATTGCGACCAAAACAAATGAATATGTGAAAGTGCTGGAAGGGACTAAAACAAAGATCTTAGACACTCGTAAAACCACGCCCGGAATTCGTGCCCTGGAAAAATGGGCGGTGAAGATAGGTGGAGGTGAAAACCATCGTTTTGCGCTGTACGATATGATCATGCTGAAAGACAACCACATCGATTTTTGCGGAAGTATTACGAAGGCAATTCAGCAAACCAAAGAGTACCTGAAAGAAAACACCCTAGGCCTGAAAATTATCGTTGAAGCGAGAAACCTTCAGGAAATAGAAGAGATTCTGCAAAATGACGGAGTATACCGTATTCTAATCGATAATTTCAATTATGAAGATACCCGCAAAGCGGTTCAGTTAATCAACGGCAAATGTCTTACCGAGTCTAGCGGTGGAATTACTTTGGAAACTGCCAGAAAGTATGCAGATTGCGGTGTGGACTACATTTCCAGCGGGGCATTAACCCATTCGGTTTACAATATGGATTTAAGCTTAAAGGCTGTTTAA
- a CDS encoding DUF2147 domain-containing protein: MKNSIIAGFCLSLFSLSISAQNVIGKWKTVDDNSGIAKSVVEIYEENGKIYGKVIEIFNKNKRDAVCDFCEGEDKDKPVLGLVIIRGLEKDGDEYNGGKVLDPENGKFYKCYIVLEEPNKLKVRGYVGFSLLGRTQYWHRANK, encoded by the coding sequence ATGAAAAATTCAATAATTGCCGGTTTTTGTCTTTCTTTATTTTCTTTGTCTATATCGGCTCAGAACGTTATTGGAAAATGGAAGACGGTAGACGATAACTCCGGCATTGCCAAATCGGTTGTAGAGATTTATGAAGAAAACGGAAAGATCTATGGCAAAGTGATCGAAATTTTCAATAAAAATAAGCGGGATGCTGTATGTGATTTTTGCGAAGGCGAGGATAAAGATAAACCGGTTCTGGGCTTGGTGATTATTCGCGGATTAGAAAAAGACGGGGATGAATATAACGGTGGAAAAGTTTTAGATCCTGAAAATGGTAAATTTTATAAATGTTATATCGTGTTGGAGGAACCCAATAAATTAAAAGTACGAGGCTATGTTGGCTTTTCACTTTTGGGAAGAACACAATACTGGCATCGTGCTAATAAATAG
- a CDS encoding LytTR family DNA-binding domain-containing protein, whose translation MDKPILKCAIVDDSTLQRLSIVKLIEHHPSLDLVAEYNNAIEAKMGLATTEIDLIFLDIEMPILSGFDLLDDLTHKPQIIFVTGKTKYAFKAFDYDAVDYLRKPISKERFLNAVHKAITNYKLKNDDGFDEEDFIFVKSNLKKRKVFLNELRYIEALGDYVKLVTEHDALVVLSTMKAFESLLPKDRFLRIHKSYIVNLDKVERYNSKVIELDKEQLPLSRNRKADLVEALAATMRT comes from the coding sequence GTGGATAAACCAATACTTAAGTGTGCAATTGTTGACGATTCTACATTGCAACGGCTTTCTATTGTAAAGTTAATTGAACATCACCCTTCATTGGATTTGGTGGCGGAGTACAACAATGCTATCGAAGCAAAGATGGGATTGGCCACAACCGAGATCGATTTAATATTTTTGGATATTGAAATGCCTATACTTTCAGGCTTCGATTTGTTGGATGATTTAACACACAAACCACAGATTATTTTTGTTACCGGAAAAACAAAATATGCCTTCAAAGCTTTCGATTACGATGCGGTAGATTATCTGCGTAAACCTATTTCGAAAGAACGCTTCCTGAATGCAGTCCATAAAGCGATTACCAATTACAAATTAAAGAATGACGACGGCTTCGACGAAGAAGACTTTATTTTTGTAAAAAGTAATCTGAAAAAACGTAAAGTTTTCCTGAACGAACTGCGTTATATTGAAGCGCTTGGGGATTACGTAAAGTTGGTCACCGAACACGATGCACTGGTTGTTTTATCTACCATGAAAGCTTTTGAATCGTTACTACCCAAGGACCGTTTTCTGCGAATTCACAAATCCTATATTGTAAATCTGGATAAGGTAGAACGCTACAACAGTAAGGTAATCGAATTGGATAAGGAACAACTTCCGTTAAGCCGAAACAGAAAGGCAGACCTGGTGGAAGCCCTTGCTGCTACTATGCGTACCTAA
- the priA gene encoding primosomal protein N': MYFIDVILPIPLKQRFTYNVNRDEAHFLKQGMRVAVPFGKSKVYTGIVYAVHQSPPSGYETKSIDQILDETSVVTKLQIKHWEWMASYYMCTLGEVIRAALPSAFLLESETIVMLTSEKNVDESNFSDDEFLVFDALQHQPSLHINDIRSILDRSNVVKVLQKLLEKGVIQVQEEVFEQYTPKLKRYIKLALQYTQEDALRELLDSMSRAPKQRQILMTLFMLSAQDKKPVDSIRLQKKSDTTSAVIKTLIDKGILEEYFVQKDRIEYSGEAASEIKELNEAQIVAFDEIKTSFETYDVTLLHGITSSGKTEIYVRLISEIIETGKQVLYMLPEIALTTQLIGRLQNYFGEKVSVYHSKYSVNERVEVWNNVLQQKPKAQIVIGARSSLFLPFNNLGLIIVDEEHEPSFKQYSPSPRYHGRDSAIVLANLHSAKTLMGSATPALESYHNAKSPKYGLVTLKKRFGNMLLPEIELVDIKEKHRKKRMTGHFSDQLLAEMTEALALNEQIILFQNRRGYSPVIECTTCGIAPQCPNCDVSLTFHQFKNELRCHYCGYHMAMLQSCMACGSETLDSKGFGTEQIETELKTLFPEHRIARMDQDTTKGKHAYAKLIDGLDSGEIDILVGTQMLAKGLDFRNISLVGVMNADNLLNFPDFRAHERSFQLLQQVAGRAGRTQKRGKVLIQTYNPYHQILQQVSVNDYEGMYKQQNEERYQYKYPPFYRLIKITFKDRNQQKMQKASVWYGQALQMKLDEYVLGPEAPPVGRIRNQYISNILVKIPKDLSLSKTKDYVAGVQRSFNSIKEFSSVKVTIDVDNY, translated from the coding sequence TTGTATTTTATAGATGTCATTCTTCCCATTCCTTTAAAGCAGCGTTTTACCTACAACGTGAACCGCGATGAGGCTCATTTCTTAAAACAGGGAATGCGGGTGGCCGTGCCTTTTGGGAAATCGAAGGTGTATACCGGGATTGTCTATGCAGTCCATCAATCTCCTCCTTCCGGTTATGAAACCAAATCTATCGATCAGATTCTAGATGAAACATCCGTCGTTACAAAACTCCAAATTAAACATTGGGAATGGATGGCGAGTTATTATATGTGTACCCTGGGCGAAGTGATTCGAGCAGCCTTACCAAGTGCTTTTTTACTGGAAAGTGAGACCATCGTTATGCTGACTTCGGAAAAAAACGTGGATGAATCTAACTTTAGCGATGACGAATTTTTGGTGTTTGATGCATTACAACATCAACCGTCGCTGCATATTAATGACATCCGATCGATTTTGGACCGAAGCAATGTGGTAAAAGTGCTTCAGAAACTACTGGAAAAAGGAGTGATTCAGGTTCAGGAAGAAGTATTTGAACAATATACTCCAAAACTGAAGCGATATATAAAACTAGCCCTGCAGTATACTCAGGAAGATGCGTTACGTGAACTGCTGGACAGCATGTCCCGAGCGCCCAAGCAACGACAAATACTCATGACACTGTTTATGTTGTCTGCACAGGATAAAAAACCGGTCGATTCTATACGGCTTCAGAAAAAGAGCGATACTACTTCGGCAGTAATTAAAACCTTAATCGATAAAGGGATATTGGAAGAATATTTTGTTCAGAAAGACCGAATAGAATACTCAGGCGAGGCTGCTTCAGAAATAAAAGAACTCAATGAAGCCCAGATAGTGGCTTTCGATGAAATTAAAACTTCTTTCGAAACCTATGATGTCACCTTGCTGCACGGAATTACCTCCAGCGGGAAAACCGAAATCTATGTAAGACTCATTTCAGAAATAATAGAAACCGGGAAACAGGTGCTTTATATGCTTCCGGAAATCGCCTTGACCACGCAACTTATTGGCCGATTACAAAATTATTTTGGTGAAAAAGTGTCGGTGTACCATTCAAAATATTCCGTCAATGAACGTGTAGAGGTGTGGAATAATGTGCTCCAACAAAAACCGAAGGCGCAAATTGTAATCGGGGCACGTTCGTCCTTGTTTTTACCTTTCAACAATCTGGGACTCATTATAGTAGACGAAGAACACGAGCCTTCATTTAAGCAATACAGTCCGTCGCCACGCTATCACGGTCGGGATAGTGCGATTGTGCTTGCAAACCTTCACAGCGCAAAAACCTTGATGGGATCGGCAACTCCGGCTTTGGAAAGCTATCACAATGCCAAATCTCCCAAGTATGGTTTGGTTACGCTGAAAAAACGCTTCGGGAATATGTTGCTCCCCGAAATCGAATTGGTGGATATCAAGGAAAAGCATCGCAAGAAGCGGATGACGGGACATTTCAGTGATCAATTATTGGCCGAAATGACCGAAGCATTGGCACTCAACGAGCAAATAATATTGTTCCAGAACAGGCGTGGCTATTCTCCTGTTATTGAATGTACTACCTGCGGAATTGCGCCACAATGCCCTAACTGTGATGTGAGTTTAACCTTCCACCAGTTTAAAAATGAATTACGATGTCATTATTGTGGCTACCACATGGCTATGCTGCAATCCTGTATGGCTTGCGGAAGTGAAACGCTGGACTCGAAAGGCTTTGGAACAGAACAAATTGAAACCGAACTCAAAACCTTATTCCCCGAACATCGCATTGCCCGAATGGATCAGGACACTACCAAAGGGAAACATGCCTATGCAAAGCTTATAGACGGACTCGACAGCGGAGAGATCGACATTTTGGTAGGAACTCAAATGCTGGCAAAGGGATTGGATTTTCGAAACATTAGTCTGGTAGGGGTAATGAATGCCGATAACCTTTTAAATTTCCCCGATTTTAGGGCCCATGAGCGTAGTTTTCAGCTGTTACAGCAAGTAGCGGGTAGGGCAGGGCGAACCCAAAAAAGAGGCAAAGTTCTAATTCAGACGTATAATCCCTATCATCAAATACTGCAGCAGGTAAGTGTGAATGACTATGAAGGTATGTACAAGCAGCAGAACGAAGAGCGCTATCAATACAAATACCCTCCTTTTTACCGCCTAATTAAAATTACCTTTAAAGATCGCAATCAGCAAAAAATGCAAAAAGCATCCGTCTGGTACGGGCAGGCGTTACAAATGAAATTGGATGAATACGTTTTGGGTCCTGAAGCACCACCGGTTGGGAGAATCAGGAATCAGTATATTTCGAATATTCTGGTTAAAATTCCGAAGGACTTATCACTTTCAAAAACGAAAGACTACGTTGCGGGAGTGCAAAGAAGTTTTAATTCGATTAAGGAATTTTCGAGCGTTAAGGTAACAATAGATGTAGATAATTATTAG
- a CDS encoding chalcone isomerase family protein, with protein MKNLLLLLISIASINITVAQTQVGSVTLPNTVNYGGQELILNGAGIRKKAMVLKLYSGGLYLTSKSSDAKNIMSADESMAIKLVITSGFVSSEAMSEAVEDGFNASMNGNTSSLASEIKKFIGFFSDEIVENDTFDITYQKGTGVVAYKNGKELGTISGMKFKKALFGIWLGNEPVDSKLKKAMLGK; from the coding sequence ATGAAAAATCTTTTATTACTTCTTATCTCCATTGCTTCTATCAATATAACTGTGGCTCAAACCCAGGTGGGAAGCGTAACCTTGCCAAATACTGTAAATTATGGCGGACAGGAACTCATACTTAATGGCGCCGGAATCCGGAAAAAAGCCATGGTATTAAAATTGTATTCCGGGGGTCTTTACTTAACTTCTAAATCTAGTGATGCTAAAAATATTATGAGTGCCGACGAAAGTATGGCCATTAAATTGGTGATTACTTCAGGTTTTGTATCGAGCGAAGCGATGAGCGAAGCTGTAGAAGATGGTTTTAATGCTTCTATGAACGGAAATACATCCTCTTTGGCTTCAGAAATTAAAAAATTCATAGGCTTTTTCAGTGATGAAATTGTAGAAAACGACACCTTCGATATTACCTATCAAAAAGGAACCGGCGTAGTTGCCTATAAGAATGGTAAGGAGCTAGGAACTATTTCAGGCATGAAATTTAAAAAAGCCCTTTTTGGAATCTGGTTAGGAAACGAGCCGGTCGATAGCAAGTTGAAAAAGGCCATGTTAGGCAAATAA